Genomic window (Culex pipiens pallens isolate TS chromosome 3, TS_CPP_V2, whole genome shotgun sequence):
GCCGGGCAGTTAGCCACTCCGGAGATACGAGTGGACGAAACGGACGTTGACCGGGTTGCGGGTGGCGGACGGGTTGACGGGGGGATTGATTCGGCGGGGGGAGCTTCGGAACCGGATCCGCTGGTTTcggaaacaaaatttattgattcttGTTTTGGCCACTCCATTGAACCGGCGGATCCGGGTCCGGAAGCCCCGGTGGTAattgaaattttactaaataacCCTTTGGAAAATTCTGCGGCGGTTTCGATTCCGGAACCGTCCGTAGGTCAAAATTCTTTGTTGACTGATTTGTCTTTTTCAGGGGTATGCCAGGGCCAAATTGTTGAGGTTGTTCCGATACCGGATCCGCCGGTTTCggacagaaaatttattgattctTGTTTTGACCACTCCGTTGAACCGGCGGATCCGGTTGCGGAATCTCCGACGGTAATTGAAATTTCCATAAATAACGATTCGGCCAATGCTACGGTGGTTCCGATTCCGGAACCGCCTGTAGATCCAAATTTTTCAATGACTCTTTCAGGGGTGTGCCAGGGCAAAATTGATGAGATTACCGTTGTTCCGATACCAGATCCACCAGTCACGGAGCAAAATTCGATTGACTATCCTTTGGTTGAATCCAAAAAACCGGTGGATCTGGTTGAGGAATCTCCGGTAATCGATTCAGTTGCATTTTCGGTACCTAATGCGGCGGCTTCCACTTTGGAACCGCGCGCAGAACGTTATGTCCGTAAAATTGATTTGTCCATTTCAGACTCTTCGGAGGGAGTTCCGGAACctcgaaatttaaaaacttcgcaaaattctaaaaaatccgcTCGATTTTCAGATTTGGCCCAAGTTAAAGAGTTCACAGTGTCGGAATCTTCAATTCCGACCCTGTACTCGGTTCCGGTGAAAGGTTGCCCGGAAACGGTGCCGGAACTGCCTCCACAAAATTCAAATgcagtaaaatatttttggtgTTACACCTGTCAAAATTCTCGTACTAATTCTTTGCCCTGGTTGCTGCGATTGCGGTATTCCAAATTATCGATGTATTTGCGCCATTTGTTTTGTAGTTCGATGTTTTGCGCTGTTATTTGtttggttgtttttgtttgaattgtttaatgttttttctcGTTTCATGAGCTGTTTCTAGTTTTGAGCGTTTCTTGGTTCCCGATGATGAGACGATTGGATTGGAGATTTCAGAGTAGACTAAATATTATTGGtaagttttggattttttttttcaaatcaaaaaatttactttatttggTTATTAcagatgatgatgacgatgatggcGATGATGATGACTATATGACGAGCAAGACGATGATGCAGATGATGGATGGACGAAGATTTGATTATATGAGATGAATTTTGGATGGATTAGCAAGGTATATTTTTAGATCGTAAATGTTCAACAAATTATTACAAATATATCGTTTTGATATTTTAGATGCCGAGTTACTGGACCGAACGACGATACCGACGGAGAGGCTTTTTGAAGATCTGGAAGACTGAAGATTTTGTTTTATAATGAAAtgtattatatttttgtaatgtatttttgcattttttgtaataaattttttgaaaacaaaattgtgTTGCTTTATTTAATGAATGtgagaaattgataaatttcaattaaatttatcttttaTTTAGTTAGGCTAgtacatattttatttaaaacatttttctctcGCCTTTGGCAAAGGTGGAGGGAGgacaaatgaataaataaaaactttgctagacattcaattttcaatttttaagaaaaaacgtATTACATAATGATTCATACATTATAACAGTTATATTTGAgtctaccaactgtacggatttttttctTATCGTTTATATTTTCGACCCTCTTCGAGGAAGTTTAACAGGCCAGAATTTTGTATGGATGTTTTCGtttaatacggatttgtacggaatttaatGATGGTAACAACAACTTTTacaaattgaattgctttttttatttgaccaatGCTTTCTATagcgagaaatattcatataattgtaaatttaattttaaaacataatttagaaaattgttcggttttttatttcaaattccttacaaaacatatttatccaATAAAAGATCTTAAGTCAATCCAATGCTTTGAAAACCTATAGAAATCTAAATTAACAAAGTTCAAACCTTAACCGTAATTTGAACTTTTCTTTGGAGTTATTAATAATTGTaacaacaaataaattttaactttgtgtttgttttctaaattgaagaatttatggttttgcaaataaaatttaacttaataatAAATGTCAAtctttatttaaacaaaataagaaaCAAGAAGTTTCATAACGTTATCATACTTTAAACATATAGTAAAATTTCCTTGTAAATACCAattaacatatgaaaaatattttccaaaatttatgatttcaaaCTAGCTTCAAAGTGcccaagtttttgaaaaatgcttaaAAGCATAGTATAATAAATAACTCTTCAAGGAATCGgctttttaataactttttttgtagccgtaatctggggcgaatcgggactacagtctgaaaagagacagcacgttttagagcagttaaaagcttcaaatttggaaatggatgtaccgtcaactggggtgaattgggacacatggggcgaattgggacagcagttttaacaatgttagagcaaaatattttgatttttctggttggtttcaattagaacagactcagaccaacaaaatgtgtacatccatttccaaaattaaaacctttaagtgctctaaacactgatgtccctattcagactgtagtcccgattcaccccagatgacggtacacattttgttggtctgaattTGGTCTACccgaaatcactcaaaaatatcaaaatattaggttGCAACATTgcaaaaacagctgtcccaattcagaTGATGgtgtacttttttaattttgctacATGTTTGTGGGTCCATCGCTATTACCATAGagtcaattttgcattattagttcgcCCCAATTTGACAGgtttcttcggaaaagttgtaggtatttaataaaaaaaaacgatacttaatccacctttaggtggtttgtgccttcctcacattcataaagtcaatacattcagtaaaaacagcaacattcccttaacatgtttaacaaatcaattttattactgatttcttttgatagggttcgcagaccttcaattttctggctcatcggcaaggtctgataaaaaaacctatccaatgaaagttcacatggaagattcagacaatatttttatcacaatatctcagatccggcctccagaaagtatataaataacacttaagtgccaataacttttgatacggttgtcagatccttgatgttttaggctcatttgaaatgtctttcaattatctatctaacgatgggtcgcatgatggacccggacataatttttactgaaatatctgagatccggcctccaaaaagtgaataaataacacttaagtgctactaacttttgatagggttgtcagatcttcaatgttttgggctcattggaaaagtatttttaatacctttctgaaaatgtataacatgatagggtttcttgcaaaaaccaccctttttacattcatccggacatacgccaaaatcgtttttttagcataacttttgaagtacttaactaaacttgctgattttaaatagagacctatgggaccccaagacggatcgaatgagactattacggtcaaaatccgttcatctagtccggagataatcgagtgacaatttttttgtccatccacctacacacatccacacagacatttgctcagaacatgattctgagtcgataggtatacgtgaaggtgggtctacgaggtcgagttaagaagttcatttatcgagtgattttatagcctttcctcagtaaggtgaggaaggcaaaaaaccatttcatcattttattttttaacaattttgatttgcgcaaaaacaatatttttgaaaatgtatatctATTGATATGTTTAGAGGATCAAAAGAGAGAATGTTTTAGCTGTGCCCCAGCAATGGCCGAAATATTTGACAGTgtagccaatttaaaaaaaaaattaagtgataTTTGGAAATCTTTGAAACACTGTCATACTTTTATTttgtaatgtaaaattgaatttttgccgAAAAGAACATGGAAAATAACTTATCGTAATTTTGATAACTAAAACAATTTCCACCTAAGGTTTGTTTTTTacgaaaactaaattttttaaaactttttccacgcctgaaaacataaaaaattaaattacaagccatggtattaaaatttgaatgaaaaaagtgttttaaaatgcattttacaattgCCCAGTTGCTTCGcaataatttgttttcaaaatattaaagtatTGACGAACTTTTTatcgtaaaaaaaactttttgcgataatgaACAGcgaaatatcacaaaaaaaatcaatatattaTTAGTGATCTTAGACAtgataaatatgattttgaatgcaggaaaatgctctACGCGGTTTTGGATGGTAACCCATTTCAACGGGTGACATGGGTTGGTCTACCGCAAGGGTCTACGTTGAGTCCTCTGTGCTTTAACGTCGTGATATTCAGACGACATAACAGTTTCGTGTCGAGGCGTGAACCTCGACGAGAGTATTTGTAACATCCAGACAGCGATAGACGAAGTGGTAGGCAGAATCAACGCATTGGCTCTACCGGTAGCCCCGAGCAAATGTAGTTTCATAATCTTCTCGAGACGAGCGGCTGACGACGACAGGACACCGGTTCTAACCGTCGACGGATCACCTGGCCCATATCTGCGAAGCATCAATCTCTTGGGGCTGCATTGCACATGgtagaaatttttgaatattttttaaatcagcttTAGACATGTcttcatcaaattttaaatcgatctattttttgttgaatgataaatttcaatgaaaatgttggTGTTATTTGCGGCTTTTtccaatttgctttaaaaatatacacagcaaattaaactgaaaaaatagcAATTCAGTAATatccacagcagcagcagcagccggaaTGTTAAACACAGTAATTACGGTGATAAATTactacacacacacattccGCGCATTCCACGTGTTGGCCCAGGATGGATAATGTGCCCCCGAATGCACTTTTCCAATTTATTATTAATCACCATGATACTGCACCCATGCCATATACTGAAAAAGACCCATTAGTGGGAGCGGGGGGCATTCAAATGCCAGCCCAGGTTGGTTTGGCCTCCACACACCTGTGCCATCACGTTCCCCTGAAACAGATAATAATATGCGGACGGCCCCCTTCTGGAAGAGTTCTCCATCATCATCACCACAATCATGTGGGGAgcccttttttcgaaaaaaaagaggCGACTTGTGGCGCACAAGTTTAACAGCCAATTTTTCAGTCTGATGATGCTCGAAATTGCCCAAGCCCCGGACTCGGACAAAAGGATAAAAGTTAAGTAAGCTTGCATGCTACTTCGTGTGTTGCTTTGCTTCTTCAGGAGTCCGTGGGCCGGCGATTAAGGCGAAGAATTTGGAGCAAACGGTTTAGAACCATATCGTTGGACTTGGCCGACCGGCTGAGCGAAGGCCTTTGCATGTTTAACGCGCTTGTACTTTcgttatttttaatgaatagtAACGTTTTATGGACGGATAATTTTGGCCAATTTATaccggggttttttttttttgttttctcatttGGGGCGAGGCCATTTCGAAGGTTCCCTTTTTTTCTTAAGGGCCGAACGTGGCATGATGGCATTCTTGGGGTTTGACGTGCGTTTGCGTTCTGAGGAATTTCGATcattgcagcagcagcatctgGTTTGATTAGTAGTGTAGAAATGTGTGCCGGTCCCAAGATTGGTTGGAGTTTCAAAATTGACCGGGGTGTTTTGAAAACTGCATACCTCAAAAAGGCGAAGGGCTTGATTTTTGAAGATGACGGTATTTCAATGAGATCATTCATTGGAATGTTCAACTAATTTTAAGATagtaacatttatttaaaagtatttaacatattcaatgaaaatcagtaatgcccaaatttttttgaatatcacTTTTTCTTATTCAAAATCTCACTTAAGAGGATATCAATTAAACTAAATGCTgcataggggagtttggggtaatatggaaagtgggggtaatttggacacccctttaaaaatcgccTTTTcgtcggatataaagtgaaaacggcaatttaagtgataaggctagtactagtaatgacctaagagtatggacaaaccaaaaaagctgGAATAAGTTAAGTAGATTTGGTATAATATGCCAAAGTgtccaaaggccggttggcactgccttaagttctaatatttgaggattgggaaataaggttttgcatggattatatggcaaaaaaagtggacaatttttgtttaaggggaTTCTTttgacgatgcctgagatatgtacgtataaatattgtgcattttatccatttttatcatcaaaaattgcaatttttgatatcacatgctatgggggtaatttggacattagcgtggttcacgtttctatgaaaaagacaaaagttgttattttgtcttgcatcaaccggaatttcgttcttttatgtccccagaagcactcctgaaaatttgagcccatttggtaaggtctaggagctccagttttaatttgaaatttatatgggattttgatttattttccatgggaaactatctttttttacattgtattaggatttttttttataaatcgatgaaatgacttgattcttatagtaagagataggttttgaactggggaacaactttgtagaacataccaacaagctaggaagtgaccctttaaagatacagatacttttagatggtggcttttgaaggggccagccaccatctaaaagtatctgtatctttaaagggtcacttcctagcttgttggtatgttctacaaagttgttccccagttcaaaacctatctcctactataagaatcaagtcatttcatcgatttataaaaaaaaaatcctaatacaatgtaaaaaaagatagtttcccatcgtaaataaatcaaaatcccatataaatttcagattaaaactggagctcctagaccttaccaaatgggctcaaattttcaggagtgcttctggggacataaaagaacgaaattctggttgatgcaagacaaaataacaacttttgtctttttcatagaaacgtgaaccacgctattggacatacctgaaagtctacctattagataaaaaaaagtaactttcatggttggttgagttttgaaagggatttagataaatttagagggagGAATGCGAGTAATGAGAACTTCCACAAAACCgcaattgttttttaattagGGTAAATGTATTTCAATATTCGAATGGATGAAAGTCTCATTACTGCACTTTTTTGTTCAACTAGAATCTAATGttgattgttttaaatttatttctttgacatttaaaatttctatgctggtttacaataatatttaaatttgaagggctatggaatgtaaaattaaaaaatggataGTTTCAGGATAATTATTTCTATATAAAGATTGGTTTAGATAAAtctaaacgataccttaatcactaaaaattaaacttgggcctaatccagaatcaatgtttaaatcatttcagaatgaatgattaaattatgtatactacactgaactatttgttatcttcctattgaattatagttctatcaaaaaatcattatttaaacctttgatgaaatattgtgaacgaaaaacacttaaaaacataaagcaattacaaaaccatgttgaaggataaaaaacatgctcaaaaaatcaaatgttaaactttggttaaacttattcttcaacatgtcgatgcctctgtgctctcttatgctaactagataggaaaaccagcaagcttagtacaagagagcacagaggcatcgatgtgTTCAAATTACCCCACCAaaggtgtccatattaccccacaaggcatgtccaaattaccccataggggtacTCATATTACCCCACACAAAAATTTGGACACCTATTAAATTTTGCGattaaaatgggtttttcatcaaaatttatcgaaattaataacattttttcatcaaatatggtctcttttatcctctggtgtcatccacattcctttaaaatatccatacaacccgtggcagagcaatttccttagggtgtccaaattaccccacactcccctacatattttaaattgtaacaCAAAGTTGGTTTTGATTCCAAATATCAGAttaccaaaaatttgaaaagcttatattgtaaaatgccgttttgacttTGTCTGGAAGCTTAtgtctgaaatagtagtttttgtCCTTCTATAGTGACGAAATAGCCTTCTTTtcgtcaccaaaaaaaaaatttagcagtgctaaaatagtagtttatgcaacaagttgcaaaaagattttttttcgagtcgtatatttatccaacaaggttcaccgagttggataaaaacgacgagtgctaaaaaaattgcaacgagttccatactagtagtttatgcaacaagttgcaaaaagaggattttttcagcacgagtcgtacatttatccaacgaggttcaccgagttggataaatacgaagagtgctgaaaaaatcaagttttgcatcgagttccatacaacatttcaaaaaacacagactgagtgaaattttatgtcaaattttcatgtattttgtcaataaatcgtttaaataaaaaaaatgttgaaaagtgttacttttcgaaacaagtgctgaaaagtagaacttttcagcatttattttgaaaagtgttgctatttgattctgttatttttggtacagaaaagtcgttcaagaatggcaggaaaagtaagtaaattcacgacggaattgcaaaaaagtgtaTGTGTATGTTTCttcacacatttttatttttcctgtgttcaggaggtcattttgagaaactttacttctcttgttgtatgtttttcttatttaattttcagtattttaatttgcatgtatcatgtttagtttatgtttgtttttgatagtgttTGGCCTATTCtgtcacctcctatcattactttttgcctatctagtttttttatgtagccacttttttaattttttgcatgtttttcacattttcctcTATAGAATGGcaacattatcatttaaattgaaaaaagtgcaaagagtctgggacactataaaaattactgcatacttatttttacttaaaatataggaattgttagtaaaaaacacagccaaagttgacccctgaaacccctgatatttttaaaaacattgacaaagtcgCATAAACATGTCAAACTTctaacccataaattttctaaaaattttagagttcttctttccaatgccttttaaatatcaaaaaacggttgaaaatttgatttttggcgaattttcagatcgaagcccgtgtAGAGGCGGGGTTGTGttgttagagggttaatttttaagttatctcagttttggtagaaaaatgtcatttttacagttcaacttttatttatttaaagaaGCAGCTCCAGCAATTCAATTATCGTTAACATAAATCATCATCATATTGACCCAAAGTcttcattcaaaattattcatcGACAATAAAAGCAGCAGGCGCTAATTCAATGGGATCAATCATTCCCTCCTCGCACTGAAATCAAACACGGCGACACATTGCTTCCAGAAAGCAACTTCCACTCTGTGTCAACTCGTCATCAGTCAACCCtcgattaaataaaaaagagcCAAATTTCCATTCAGCATATCCTTCACCAGGAATCGTTTTATTGCTAGACCTTCAATTATCGTTATTCCATTCACAACAGAGCGGATCTAAAGAAAGCAAAAAAGGATTTGAAgtccaaaacacaaaacaacggAAGTTAAGTGGCAGATTGAACtagagcaaaaaagaaaaaaatgctgGCAAGAAATCTAAGCCACATGCCTCTCCGCTAGGCGTATTGTTCAAACAAGGaggcagattttttttgtttgctgttgTTCCAATTCCTGTTGTGCTGTTTGAACTCCCTGTTTGGTAAAGCTGCACCGAGTGCGCGCAGTCAGTCCTTCAATAGAGCCGTGGCTCGTGTCTAAATAATATTCTTATTATAATTCACCTTTTTTTCCCTATTATTACTTCCTTGCACTTCCTGGCGGCGGCGACGACCCCGCGCGCGCACAGGAAGAGATGCGGAAAGTGGTTGGCATATGGTTTTCCAGCCTCACATTGTTGAAATGATTATGATTCTGTGCACACGGGAGCAaagaaatttgctttttttttcgtacgtATGTTTGGTACCGGGAATGAACAGGGTAGACTGGTTCAAATTTTGGATCTAAAGAAAATGTAGATTCTACTTGACgacttttcgatttttcgagCGAGAGCGAGCCAGGACGAGGTTTGGGTTCTTTCGCCATTTGAGCCTTGGAACGCCTAGAACTGGAATCTGAGAGACCACCAAGTTCTGTTAGTTtcgtttcaaaatttcataatttcaagtAGTGAAGTAGTGAATTGAACCAGTCTAACAAACTCACATTTGGCAGTGTCGTTCACCGGTGCACGTGAAATTTTGTAGGTACGTCGACCACCGTCGTCGCCTTGTTGGTATAACTCAATAAACACAGCCGGGACTAGGGAATAACTCGAGCCATTCAGGACGACGTCTAAGGAATATAATGAGACGACAATGTATGCAAACAGAGCGCCGACATGCAGGTCAGCCGCGCTCAAAAAGAAGTCTGATTTAGGAAGTAGTTACCGTGATTAAACTTGAATTTGCAGCTTGCATGTTTTGTTATACTTTGCACCccagtttgaataaaaaaagtggAACATTAAGATCTCACCGACAACCCGCCGTAATCCGCGGTTGATCCACACCCGGAACGAGTCCCACCAAGTAAAACCAAGGTTTGATTAATTTTGGCAACTTTGTAGCAAACTCATTCTTGCTTAAAGCAGCCGCCCAATCACACAATAACCGGCACTAATTGGTACATTATTTCACTTTTTCGgtagaaaacataaaacatgcGCTGTGTTGTCGGTTAAACAGCAACAGCTCCCAGCTTCCCGGTTATTTTATAGGATTAACCACGATCGACGGCGTGGGACCTCCCGCCGGTGGGAACGATTGCTTCCGAAAGACCCCTGGGGAACCAAAAACAATGGCCCTCGCGGAGCTTCTGTGTGGAAAGGAAGATCTGCCGGCGGCCGTAATGATCGCGTGATGATGGTCCCGGGTCGGTGATGATGATGTGATGATGAGATGCCGAATTCAACAACCCCTCCGGCACAATAGGATCAATGAATAATGAAATAAAACGTTGCTCTCGATAGCTTAATGTAAAGCGATGCGACAGGTGATTGAGACCGCTAGCAGGATTTCTTTGGGTTTTTGTGTAAAGTCATATGAACAAAAAGCGATTTTTTGATACTTGGGCTCAGTTCTGAggtcagattcggattcagcgggcaaaaccacatggaaaaaatatagttggacaattttctgaatttcgttagggtggtaccATACACTTATCCCATTAAAATGAGacgttttcaaatgaagatatatcgagtttaaagaaaagtatccttgggattttttcagcgtttaaaGTGCTAGATCTtctctttcgaatgcaacctggtgcttaaaGTTTGGCCTGCGCTTTCTCGAGATATTCATGTttgaaatttgcatctttttaccttataatggctgtaacttttgattcttAAGTCTATTTTACCGGAAACGGTGCTATATAAATATATTAGTATTTAAATTCTTATATGTTTTATGGGACAAAACCCTGAACCTTTAAAAACACCAATTTGACACATTGTCATAGTGAAGCACAGCCAAATTTTTTTCGCTAAGTATTGATtgttacactttttttgtagaatAGGAATCTCACCCaaaaacttaccagcaacagcaccgcctcaagtaagcacgcaaatatatgccatttactggccaaagagaacaaatttaatacacttttgatcataatttctattttgccagaccatttctcatcattttggtggcacacacagtgacacacgcgAGAAACCCTCAAACGCCttatgaatatcgccaaaatcaacttttcactttcgcttactttttcacggcgcatTCGATACCAACTTttggcaacatgttcttttgcacattagttagtcactcacttgaaaaacaatcccgaaacatgtacataattagcaagcgccataaaaacaacaaacgcgcaaagtcttttgacgtttgactatTGCCTACccattctaatcgaaggctgaagaaaaccgagcgagaagcgaaggcaaataaagaataaaatgtggccaccaacaccaccagcgcGCCTGTTGgtgtgagccagtgatgccaggaaattttctctataaatgctacttttcgtgagtgttcgcttaaaatttctccaattttggcagcactaagcagacccaaaagaactaagctgaaaataggtaAATGGGCGTGGCCTAATGCATtccgactgattagaatgcatttgagcaactctctacgaaatcggtcgatttcgaccatttttattttttgtatttttttatttgactcaaactttgtgggggccttccctatgaccaaataagctattttgcgtcattggttcacccatacaagtctccatacaattttggctgctgtccatacaaaaatggtatataaatattcaaacagctgtaacttttgagtgaattttcggatcaatttggtgtcttcggcaaggttgtaggtattgttgaggacttttgagaaaaaataggtacacggaaaaaaaatttgcagattttttttcaacttttttttcactaaaactcaatttcccaaaatacgtatttttttattttcgagattttttttaaatgcttgtaaaagtaATAGCATAACttataataaaagtgaaaataaacagaaatgttcacaaaaagttactCTACTAGTTGGTGTACttagttttaataaatttcaaggaacactccgtattatccagcatcattcaaacacgaccgcttattaggcttaaaatgggttacTTAGCTAAGTTATTGAATCAAttgagaataaaatttaaatattccaTAGTATAGTGTCTGAATCGGGCTGCACTGAACggatttggataaaaaaaaacgaa
Coding sequences:
- the LOC120426779 gene encoding uncharacterized protein LOC120426779, coding for MGAKMSRRKGRKAAEEATTAGQLATPEIRVDETDVDRVAGGGRVDGGIDSAGGASEPDPLVSETKFIDSCFGHSIEPADPGPEAPVVIEILLNNPLENSAAVSIPEPSVGQNSLLTDLSFSGVCQGQIVEVVPIPDPPVSDRKFIDSCFDHSVEPADPVAESPTVIEISINNDSANATVVPIPEPPVDPNFSMTLSGVCQGKIDEITVVPIPDPPVTEQNSIDYPLVESKKPVDLVEESPVIDSVAFSVPNAAASTLEPRAERYVRKIDLSISDSSEGVPEPRNLKTSQNSKKSARFSDLAQVKEFTVSESSIPTLYSVPVKGCPETVPELPPQNSNAVKYFWCYTCQNSRTNSLPWLLRLRYSKLSMYLRHLFCSSMFCAVICLVVFV